A genomic region of Brienomyrus brachyistius isolate T26 chromosome 6, BBRACH_0.4, whole genome shotgun sequence contains the following coding sequences:
- the abtb1 gene encoding ankyrin repeat and BTB/POZ domain-containing protein 1: MDANDLFTSCRKGDISRVRYLVEQRDVELNVRDKWDSTPLYYACLCGHEELVQYLLANGAKCEANTFDGERCLYGALSDPIRRLLREYKRITAKGMQRDYYDQFLQRLLEQGYCSDVMFLVHGESFCAHRCVLGARSEYFAEMFETKWKGKNIIALKHPLINPAAFGSILQYFYTGRLDIDVSYVEDCKRLAKQCKINDLIEELEIKCKQVYEFVSSKPGTCVKVLSLEPESNCQLQEDLAILADCALPAELRVGYGELPFDRTDNFPSYPDICFRVESYKFLCHKAFFCGRSDYFRALLDDHFSEGETLQAQPSTPVLTLHNLSPDIFIRLLYYIYSDDTELSLDNVYEVLCVADMYLLPGLKRLCGKLLAQTLSEDNVLHIWKTARLFRLSRLEDQSTEFMAKIIEKLVEVQEFAEMIQEDAQAVEARQETDSIPLVDDIRFHITSNVQTYSAIEEANQRLDALEQLLARIGLEC; this comes from the exons ATGGACGCCAACGATTTGTTTACAAGCTGCAGGAAGGGTGACATTTCTAGAGTGAG GTATCTAGTTGAACAGAGAGATGTGGAACTTAACGTTCGTGACAAATGGGACAGTACTCCATT gtactatgcatgtctgtgtggcCATGAAGAGTTAGTGCAGTACTTGCTGGCCAATG GAGCAAAGTGTGAGGCGAACACGTTTGACGGTGAGAGGTGCCTCTATGGCGCCCTGAGTGATCCCATCCGTCGCCTGCTGAGGGAGTACAAGCGCATAACGGCCAAGGGAATGCAGCGTGACTACTATGATCAGTTCTTGCAGAG GTTGCTAGAACAGGGATACTGCAGCGACGTGATGTTCCTGGTTCATGGCGAGTCTTTCTGCGCTCATCGCTGTGTTCTCGGTGCGCGCTCAGAGTACTTTGCAGAAATGTTCGAAACCAAGTGGAAGGGGAAGAATATCATTGCACTCAAACACCCACTG ATAAATCCTGCAGCATTTGGATCAATTTTGCAGTACTTTTACACAG GCCGGCTGGACATTGATGTTAGCTATGTAGAAGACTGCAAGAGGCTTGCCAAGCAGTGCAAGATCAATGACCTCATTGAGGAACTGGAGATAAAGTGCAAACAAGTGTACGAGTTTG TGTCCTCCAAGCCTGGGACGTGCGTGAAGGTCTTGAGTCTGGAGCCGGAGAGCAACTGCCAGCTACAAGAAGACCTGGCCATTCTTGCAGACTGTGCTCTTCCGGCAGAGCTGCGG GTTGGCTATGGTGAACTCCCCTTTGACAGAACTGACAACTTCCCTAGTTACCCTGATATTTGCTTCCGGGTAGAGAGTTACAAATTCCTGTGTCACAAG GCATTTTTCTGTGGGCGCAGTGATTACTTCCGGGCCTTGCTGGACGACCACTTCAGTGAAGGGGAGACGCTGCAGGCTCAGCCCAGCACCCCAGTGCTCACACTGCACAACCTGTCCCCTGATATCTTCATCCGACTGCTGTACTACATCTACAGCGATGACACGGAG CTGTCCCTGGATAACGTGTACGAGGTGCTCTGTGTGGCTGACATGTACTTGCTGCCGGGACTGAAGCGGCTGTGCGGGAAGTTGCTGGCCCAGACGCTGAGCGAGGACAACGTGCTTCACATCTGGAAGACGGCCAGGCTCTTTCGCCTTTCACGACTGGAGGACCAGAGCACCGAGTTTATGGCCAAGATCATAGAGAAG CTGGTGGAGGTGCAGGAATTCGCAGAGATGATCCAGGAGGATGCCCAGGCAGTGGAGGCCCGGCAGGAGACGGACTCCATCCCGCTGGTGGACGACATCCGCTTCCACATCACCAGCAATGTGCAGACGTACAGTGCCATTGAGGAGGCCAACCAGAGGCTGGATGCCCTGGAGCAGCTTCTGGCTAGAATCGGGCTGGAGTGCTGA